The Penaeus monodon isolate SGIC_2016 chromosome 13, NSTDA_Pmon_1, whole genome shotgun sequence genome contains a region encoding:
- the LOC119580345 gene encoding zwei Ig domain protein zig-8-like produces MSTINGLVLLLLLLHSLSTGDASRSRSQNENFRRMMPTPAVFNNGFQETHRLAATHASFRFPGSHQFRKMGKNHDARKYLAALSPLGSRANASTFSSHEDLRGRGSYFLNARGSEEEVFPAHYEQRTWTAAPRLDLLDPDTTTRDPAIPENPEGLKNPSLLVGLWEEEPTIRETDAYFKGENGSIVEAQAGTTANIPCVILNRADHETVSWTRMRDHHLITVGRQTYSKDDRFSVTYNRHLNEWTLHLRYAQERDAGEYMCQLSTHPPMVFIANLTITQASAEILGRNERFVHEGSAVVLTCTLKHHTQPPEYVFWYHNRTMINFETNRQVRVEKTRDGSILTLTSVGRTDSGNYTCSPDHAKSASITLHIILGDAPAAMQVSGSSCTFPSSLLQSTCLLLGLHRLGICIVGRRRWLFS; encoded by the exons ATGTCCACCATCAACGGCCTggttctgctgctgctgttacttcACTCTCTTTCGACTG GTGACGCCTCGCGGTCGAGATCCCAGAATGAGAACTTCCGCAGGATGATGCCCACACCTGCAGTTTTCAACAATGGTTTCCAGGAGACCCACCGACTCGCCGCGACGCACGCCTCTTTCAGGTTCCCGGGCTCGCACCAGTTCCGCAAGATGGGCAAGAACCACGATGCCAGGAAATACTTGGCAGCCCTCTCGCCCTTGGGGTCCAGGGCCAACGCCTCGACCTTCTCCTCGCACGAGGACCTCAGGGGGCGGGGCTCGTACTTCCTCAACGCCCGCGGGTCTGAGGAGGAGGTGTTCCCCGCCCACTACGAGCAGAGGACCTGGACGGCCGCCCCGAGACTGGACCTGCTGGACCCAGACACCACGACCAGGGACCCGGCCATCCCTGAGAACCCGGAAGGACTCAAGAATCCTTCTCTCCTCGTGGGACTCTGGGAGGAAGAGCCGACCATCAGGGAGACGGACGCTTACTTCAA AGGAGAAAATGGCAGTATTGTGGAAGCACAGGCTGGGACAACAGCCAATATCCCTTGCGTCATCTTGAATCGTGCAGACCATGAGacg GTGTCATGGACCCGAATGAGAGATCATCACCTCATCACCGTGGGTCGACAAACGTACAGTAAGGACGACCGGTTCTCCGTCACGTACAATCGACACCTTAAT gaATGGACACTCCACTTGCGTTATGCCCAAGAACGAGATGCTGGAGAATACATGTGTCAGCTGTCAACTCACCCGCCTATGGTGTTCATTGCCAACCTCACTATCACGC AGGCCTCGGCAGAAATCCTCGGCCGGAATGAACGATTTGTACACGAGGGCAGCGCTGTGGTGTTGACTTGCACGCTCAAACACCACACTCAGCCGCCAGAGTACGTGTTCTGGTACCATAACCGGACCATGATCAATTTCGAGACCAATAGACAG GTACGAGTAGAGAAGACGCGAGATGGCAGCATCCTCACGCTAACCTCAGTGGGCAGGACAGACTCTGGGAACTATACGTGCTCGCCAGACCATGCTAAAAGCGCTTCGATCACTCTGCATATTATACTGG GTGACGCCCCAGCCGCCATGCAAGTGTCTGGCTCCTCCTGCACGTTTCCAAGTTCCCTCCTGCAGTCTACATGTCTTCTCCTCGGTCTCCACAGGCTTGGCATCTGCATCGTGGGCCGCCGTCGCTGGCTCTTCTCGTGA